Proteins encoded within one genomic window of Amycolatopsis nigrescens CSC17Ta-90:
- a CDS encoding PadR family transcriptional regulator, producing the protein MSAVRLLVLGAVRRRARAHGYQVRADLEAWGAHQWANAKSGSVYHALKAMTGEGLLLLHETTPSTAGGPPRLEYEMTGDGEQAYFTLLRAALSHRDPRLDLLAAAVGLIEDLTRAEAIDLLRLRAAAMDEWRAGITGELPAGTDLETWGPVGEVLGLWIHTADSRAEWTHRLIRRLEEGSYRMAGEN; encoded by the coding sequence ATGTCCGCGGTTCGACTACTCGTGCTCGGCGCCGTCCGGCGTCGCGCACGGGCCCACGGCTATCAGGTACGCGCGGATCTGGAGGCGTGGGGCGCCCACCAGTGGGCCAACGCCAAGTCGGGCTCGGTCTATCACGCGCTGAAGGCCATGACCGGTGAGGGTTTGCTGCTGCTGCACGAAACCACGCCGAGCACGGCCGGTGGACCGCCGCGCCTGGAGTACGAGATGACCGGCGACGGCGAGCAGGCCTACTTCACCCTGCTCCGCGCCGCTCTCTCGCACCGCGATCCGCGGCTCGATCTCCTCGCCGCAGCGGTCGGCCTGATCGAGGACCTGACCCGCGCCGAGGCGATCGACCTGCTCCGGCTGCGCGCCGCGGCGATGGACGAGTGGCGGGCCGGCATCACCGGCGAGCTGCCCGCCGGCACCGACCTCGAAACCTGGGGCCCGGTCGGGGAAGTCCTCGGCCTGTGGATCCACACCGCGGACAGTCGTGCCGAGTGGACCCACCGGCTGATCCGGCGCCTGGAAGAAGGTTCCTACCGGATGGCGGGCGAAAACTAG
- the dinB gene encoding DNA polymerase IV: MSIDGPILHADLDSFYASVEQRDEPRLRGRPVIVGGGVVLAASYEAKAFGVRTAMGGAQARRLCPHAIVVPPRMRAYSAASKAVFAVFEHTTPLVEGLSIDEAFLDVGGLARISGTPPEIAARLRRDVAEQVGLPITVGVARTKFLAKVASGVAKPDGLLVVPHTGELAFLHPLPVERLWGVGKVTSAKLRERGITTVRQVAELPEVDLVSMLGRGAGQHLHALAHNRDPRPVQTGRRRRSMGAQRALGRGRHSPTELDAMLVALVDRLARRLRAAKRVCRVIVLRLRFADFTRATRSRTLTEATDHTETILATARKLLTEAQPTIYARGLTLIGASLSDLSGHGAVQLALPFDAQDTDALDTTLDTVRDRFGSAAITRAVLLGRDPGVSVPLLPD; encoded by the coding sequence GTGTCGATCGATGGCCCCATCCTGCACGCCGACCTGGACTCGTTCTACGCGTCGGTCGAGCAGCGCGACGAGCCCCGGCTGCGGGGCCGGCCGGTGATCGTCGGCGGTGGCGTCGTGCTGGCGGCGAGCTACGAGGCGAAGGCCTTCGGCGTGCGCACCGCGATGGGCGGCGCGCAGGCACGGCGGCTGTGCCCGCACGCGATCGTGGTGCCGCCGCGGATGCGCGCCTACAGCGCGGCCAGCAAGGCCGTGTTCGCGGTGTTCGAGCACACCACCCCGCTGGTCGAGGGGCTGTCCATCGACGAGGCGTTCCTCGACGTCGGCGGGCTCGCACGGATCTCCGGCACCCCGCCGGAGATCGCCGCGCGGCTGCGCCGGGACGTCGCCGAGCAGGTCGGCCTGCCGATCACGGTCGGCGTCGCGCGCACCAAGTTCCTCGCCAAGGTGGCCAGCGGGGTGGCCAAACCGGACGGGCTGCTGGTGGTGCCGCACACCGGCGAACTGGCGTTCCTGCATCCGCTGCCGGTGGAGCGGCTGTGGGGCGTCGGCAAGGTGACCTCGGCCAAGCTGCGCGAGCGCGGCATCACCACGGTCCGGCAGGTGGCGGAGCTGCCGGAGGTCGACCTGGTCTCGATGCTCGGCCGCGGCGCCGGGCAGCACCTGCACGCACTGGCGCACAACCGGGACCCGCGCCCGGTGCAGACCGGCAGGCGGCGCCGGTCGATGGGCGCGCAGCGCGCGCTCGGCCGCGGCCGGCACTCCCCGACCGAGCTCGACGCCATGCTCGTCGCGCTGGTGGACCGCCTCGCCCGCCGGCTGCGCGCGGCCAAGCGGGTCTGCCGGGTGATCGTGCTGCGCCTGCGGTTCGCGGACTTCACCCGCGCCACCCGGTCTCGCACCCTCACCGAAGCCACCGACCACACCGAGACGATCCTCGCCACCGCACGGAAACTGCTCACCGAAGCACAGCCCACCATCTACGCCCGCGGCCTGACCCTGATCGGCGCCTCGCTGTCCGACCTCAGCGGGCACGGCGCCGTCCAGCTCGCGCTGCCGTTCGACGCCCAGGACACCGACGCGCTCGACACCACCCTCGACACGGTTCGCGACCGGTTCGGCTCGGCGGCCATCACCAGGGCCGTGCTGCTCGGCCGGGATCCCGGCGTTTCCGTTCCCCTGCTCCCCGACTGA
- a CDS encoding SgcJ/EcaC family oxidoreductase yields MNVEEIITDMARAWNAGDGAGWAAHFAENADFVDVVGRIQRGREVIATEHQKIFDTIYRGSHLDLWVVDSRELGDGILLVHTNSTLHVPTGPRAGDWHGVQTKIFRDGEILAFQNTGRTTLADFTKQDEELASLTPLEWQGKS; encoded by the coding sequence ATGAACGTTGAAGAGATCATCACCGACATGGCGCGCGCCTGGAACGCTGGCGACGGCGCCGGGTGGGCCGCGCACTTCGCGGAGAACGCCGACTTCGTGGACGTGGTGGGGCGGATACAGCGGGGCAGGGAGGTGATCGCCACCGAGCACCAGAAGATCTTCGACACCATCTACCGCGGCAGCCACCTCGATCTCTGGGTGGTCGACAGCCGCGAGCTCGGCGACGGCATCCTGCTCGTGCACACCAATTCCACCCTGCACGTGCCCACCGGGCCGCGAGCCGGGGACTGGCACGGCGTCCAGACGAAGATCTTCCGCGACGGCGAGATTCTGGCCTTCCAGAACACCGGGCGCACAACACTGGCCGACTTCACCAAACAGGACGAGGAGCTGGCCAGCCTCACACCCCTGGAGTGGCAGGGCAAGTCCTAG
- a CDS encoding TetR/AcrR family transcriptional regulator: MASSPLRVYGGVQGDHRQAERRAKLIEAGLDALGAESGAPPLSVRGVCKQSGLATRYFYESFADRDAFAVAVFDHVTQGLATTTEQAVAEATDVPGKIRAGVGNIIRTIADDPRQGRLLFSALLTSPVLARRRLESATMFAGLLGAHARDHQVAESDGPRLELSSQFIVGGFAQTLTAWLGGSVQLSRDELIDECTAIFVAIAGRPQ, encoded by the coding sequence ATGGCCAGCTCACCACTGCGCGTCTACGGCGGGGTACAAGGCGATCATCGCCAGGCCGAGCGGCGCGCGAAGTTGATCGAGGCCGGGCTGGACGCACTCGGCGCGGAAAGCGGCGCTCCGCCGCTGAGCGTGCGCGGCGTGTGCAAGCAGAGCGGGCTGGCGACCCGGTACTTCTACGAGAGTTTCGCCGACCGGGACGCCTTCGCCGTCGCCGTCTTCGACCACGTCACCCAGGGGCTCGCGACGACCACGGAACAGGCCGTCGCCGAGGCGACCGACGTACCCGGGAAGATCAGGGCGGGCGTGGGGAACATCATCCGCACCATCGCCGACGACCCGCGGCAGGGCCGCCTGCTGTTCAGCGCCCTGCTGACCAGTCCGGTGCTCGCGCGGCGGCGGCTGGAGTCGGCGACGATGTTCGCCGGCCTGCTCGGCGCGCACGCGCGGGACCACCAGGTGGCCGAGTCCGACGGCCCGCGCCTGGAGCTGAGCAGCCAGTTCATCGTCGGTGGTTTCGCGCAGACGCTCACCGCCTGGCTCGGCGGCTCGGTGCAGCTCAGTCGGGACGAGCTGATCGACGAGTGCACCGCCATCTTCGTCGCCATCGCCGGCAGGCCCCAGTAG
- a CDS encoding ABC-F family ATP-binding cassette domain-containing protein: MSATLVVKDLAAGHGDRILFSGLELVVAPGDVIGLVGANGAGKSTLLRTLAGLVAPESGTIRLNPPSATVGHLPQEPERRQRETVRDFLARRTGVEAAQRALDVATEALAGGAPGSDDEYAAALDRWLALGGADLDDRSAAVVAELGLDVGLEQPMTALSGGQAARAGMASLLLSRYDIFLLDEPTNDLDLDGLDRLEKFVAGLRAGTVLVSHDREFLTRTVTRVVELDFAQQQVNSYGGGYTSYLEEREIARRHAREEYDEYADNRAALQARARTQRGWMEKGVRNARRKAGDNDKLGRKFRAEATEKQASKVRQTERLLERMDTVEEPRKEWELRMEIAAAPRSGAVVATARAAVVRRGDFRLGPVDLQLDWADRVAIVGANGAGKSTLLAALLGRIPVDDGECSLGSGVVVGEVDQARKLFFGEETLLDAFAAEVPELVVADIRTLLAKFGLTAVHVLRSAVTLSPGERTRAALALLQARGVNLLVLDEPTNHLDLPAIEQLESALAGYPGTLLLVTHDRRMLEAVEVTRRLEVADGQVTER, translated from the coding sequence ATGAGCGCCACACTCGTCGTCAAGGACCTCGCCGCCGGTCACGGTGACCGCATCCTGTTCTCCGGCCTGGAGCTGGTCGTCGCGCCGGGAGACGTGATCGGCCTTGTCGGTGCCAACGGCGCCGGCAAGTCCACCCTGCTGCGGACGCTGGCCGGGCTGGTCGCCCCGGAGAGCGGCACGATCCGGCTGAATCCGCCCTCGGCCACCGTGGGACACCTGCCGCAGGAGCCGGAACGCCGCCAGAGGGAGACCGTGCGGGACTTCCTGGCGCGGCGAACCGGGGTCGAAGCGGCGCAACGCGCGCTCGACGTCGCGACCGAGGCGCTGGCCGGCGGTGCGCCCGGCTCGGACGACGAATACGCGGCGGCACTGGACCGCTGGCTGGCGCTCGGCGGCGCCGATCTCGACGACCGGTCCGCCGCGGTGGTCGCTGAGCTCGGCCTGGACGTCGGCCTGGAGCAGCCGATGACGGCGTTGTCCGGCGGGCAGGCGGCGCGGGCGGGGATGGCGTCGCTGCTGCTGAGCCGGTACGACATCTTCCTACTTGACGAACCGACCAACGACCTGGACCTGGACGGCCTGGACCGGCTGGAGAAGTTCGTCGCCGGGCTGCGCGCTGGCACCGTACTGGTCAGTCACGACCGCGAGTTCCTGACCAGGACCGTGACCAGGGTCGTCGAGCTGGATTTCGCGCAGCAGCAGGTGAACTCCTACGGCGGCGGGTACACGTCCTACCTGGAGGAGCGCGAGATCGCACGGCGGCACGCGCGGGAGGAGTACGACGAGTACGCGGACAACCGGGCCGCGCTTCAGGCGCGGGCGCGGACCCAGCGCGGCTGGATGGAGAAAGGGGTCCGGAACGCCCGTCGCAAGGCGGGCGACAACGACAAGCTGGGCCGGAAGTTCCGGGCGGAGGCCACCGAGAAACAGGCGTCGAAGGTGCGGCAGACCGAGCGCCTGCTCGAGCGGATGGACACCGTGGAGGAACCGCGCAAGGAGTGGGAGCTGCGGATGGAGATCGCCGCAGCACCCAGGTCCGGCGCGGTGGTCGCGACCGCGCGGGCGGCGGTGGTGCGGCGCGGCGACTTCCGGCTCGGGCCGGTGGACCTGCAGCTCGACTGGGCCGACCGGGTGGCGATCGTCGGAGCCAACGGCGCCGGTAAGTCGACCCTGCTGGCCGCCCTGCTCGGCCGGATTCCGGTGGACGATGGCGAGTGCTCGCTCGGCTCCGGGGTGGTGGTCGGCGAGGTGGACCAGGCCAGGAAGCTGTTCTTCGGCGAGGAAACCCTGCTCGACGCGTTCGCCGCCGAGGTACCGGAGCTGGTGGTCGCGGACATCCGGACCCTGCTGGCGAAGTTCGGCCTCACCGCGGTGCACGTGCTGCGCTCGGCGGTCACCCTGTCGCCGGGGGAACGGACTCGGGCGGCGCTGGCGTTGCTGCAGGCACGCGGGGTGAACCTGCTGGTGCTCGACGAACCGACGAACCATCTCGACCTGCCCGCGATCGAGCAGCTGGAGTCCGCGCTGGCCGGCTACCCGGGGACGCTGCTGCTGGTCACCCACGACCGCCGGATGCTGGAGGCGGTCGAGGTGACCCGGCGGCTGGAGGTCGCCGACGGCCAGGTCACCGAACGCTGA
- a CDS encoding TetR/AcrR family transcriptional regulator, with amino-acid sequence MPADLPGIVRLRDRREALTLRTILTAARGLFAERGYARTPIRLIAQQAGVSPQTIYAHYGSKAGVLAGLVDLLDDEAGIPDLMAEVDGLTDPEELVGLLARVSRQVRERCGDIVTVLSSGAAVDPDIADTLQEGARRNRLGVEMIVERIRGTGRSLAPRAADIAVALMSAGVHDSLVVDAGWSYDDYESWLRHTLVTALLR; translated from the coding sequence ATGCCAGCGGACCTGCCCGGCATCGTCCGGCTGCGAGATCGGCGCGAGGCGCTGACCCTGCGCACGATCCTCACCGCGGCACGCGGGCTGTTCGCCGAGCGCGGCTACGCCCGCACGCCGATCCGCCTCATCGCCCAGCAGGCCGGCGTCTCTCCGCAGACCATCTACGCGCACTACGGCTCCAAGGCGGGCGTGCTCGCCGGGCTCGTCGACCTGCTGGACGACGAAGCGGGCATTCCCGACCTGATGGCCGAGGTGGACGGCCTGACCGATCCCGAGGAGCTAGTCGGCCTGCTGGCCAGGGTCAGCCGCCAGGTCAGGGAGCGCTGCGGCGACATCGTCACGGTCCTGAGCTCGGGCGCCGCGGTGGACCCCGATATCGCGGACACGCTGCAGGAAGGGGCGCGGCGCAACCGGCTCGGGGTCGAAATGATCGTCGAGCGCATCCGCGGCACCGGCCGCTCACTCGCTCCCAGGGCGGCCGACATCGCGGTGGCACTGATGAGCGCCGGTGTGCACGACAGTCTCGTCGTGGACGCCGGCTGGTCCTACGACGACTACGAGAGCTGGCTCAGGCACACGCTCGTCACCGCGCTGCTGCGTTAG
- a CDS encoding alpha/beta fold hydrolase, which translates to MTPTITTFTQQRVTVADGVALNVAVGGAGSPVVLLHGFPQTHLMWRHVATDLAADHTVICPDLRGYGDSDKPAATDGRTYAKRTMAADVVALARALGHDRFALAGHDRGALVAVRAGLDHPGAVTHLAALDVLPTLDMWEVMHGTSAAVGFHLYLMAQPPGLPERMIGASADAFFGHFLDGWATDPDAIPADVRAAYLKASREAVPSIVADYRASATVDVEDDQADRLAGHRLRMPVTVLQQDWGTALGFDAAARWRAWAPNLVHNTVSCGHFMAEEDPGEVVKALRGLLSR; encoded by the coding sequence ATGACACCGACGATCACCACGTTCACCCAGCAGCGCGTCACCGTCGCCGACGGCGTGGCGCTCAACGTCGCGGTAGGCGGCGCGGGCAGCCCCGTCGTGCTGCTGCACGGGTTCCCGCAGACCCACCTGATGTGGCGGCACGTCGCCACCGACCTGGCCGCCGACCACACGGTGATCTGCCCGGACCTGCGCGGCTACGGCGACAGCGACAAGCCGGCCGCCACCGACGGGCGGACCTACGCCAAGCGCACCATGGCGGCCGACGTCGTCGCACTCGCCCGCGCGCTCGGCCACGACCGGTTCGCGCTGGCCGGCCACGACCGGGGTGCGCTGGTCGCGGTCCGCGCCGGGCTCGACCACCCCGGGGCGGTCACCCACCTGGCCGCCCTCGACGTGCTGCCGACCCTCGACATGTGGGAGGTCATGCACGGCACCTCCGCCGCCGTCGGCTTCCACCTCTACCTGATGGCGCAGCCGCCCGGACTGCCCGAGCGGATGATCGGCGCCTCGGCGGACGCGTTCTTCGGTCACTTCCTGGACGGCTGGGCCACCGACCCGGACGCGATCCCCGCCGACGTCCGCGCCGCCTACCTGAAGGCGTCCCGCGAGGCGGTCCCCTCGATCGTCGCCGACTACCGGGCCTCGGCCACCGTCGACGTCGAAGACGACCAGGCCGACCGGCTGGCCGGCCACCGGCTGCGGATGCCGGTGACCGTGCTGCAGCAGGACTGGGGCACCGCACTCGGCTTCGACGCCGCCGCCCGGTGGCGGGCGTGGGCACCGAACCTGGTGCACAACACCGTGTCCTGCGGGCATTTCATGGCCGAGGAAGACCCCGGCGAGGTGGTCAAAGCCCTGCGCGGTCTGCTCTCCAGGTAA
- a CDS encoding protein kinase domain-containing protein, translated as MAVTRLGPYLLETMIGAGGMGEVWRARDTGHHDRLVALKLLPPDCAGDPDFQERFRREARLAAALRSPHVVPIHSYGEIEGRLYLDMQLIDGTDLSTVLAREGPMAAERAAAIVAQLAGVLDLAHREGLIHRDVKPSNVRLLDDDFVYLLDFGLATRPDTSAATSKAGQVAGTLDYMAPERFGRDKVDHRADIYSLAGLLYACLTGRPPFDTDGLPQALQAHLNWPPPRPSAERPDLPAGFDAVVATGMAKEPGHRYPTAGHLAAATQAVLPGGPGHAAAISAPTRRAGPVVTRPRRLLLGGGAAVLTAAAVTTLVLLTGKEPPAQPVSQSSAPPSTHAAPVVLPPLPSGAVRNVPVGKEPFALAVTPDGRRVYVADEGGGTVTVVDAASDTRVTTIQLSGNPSGIAVTPAGDSVWVAVPQGLQEIDPAANVIRRTVPLAARAYSAAISPDGRFGYTALQRDGIVAEVDLRTGAVTRQLPVAEPAFVALSPDGSTLAVTGFDQPVLTLFDRATGAETARIPFSGGGFAPTFTPDGRGIYLAEAHQPRIHVVDVAARRVTGSVTMKLPAVNVAFAPDGSVAYAHGEDNELTVIDTATASVRRTIPLPADNSASIALAPDGSRVYVLDQDRDTLLVSGLSPG; from the coding sequence GTGGCGGTGACACGCCTTGGTCCTTACCTGCTCGAGACGATGATCGGGGCGGGTGGCATGGGGGAAGTGTGGCGTGCCCGCGACACGGGGCACCACGATCGGCTGGTCGCGCTGAAGCTGCTGCCGCCGGACTGCGCCGGCGATCCCGACTTCCAGGAGCGGTTCCGCCGGGAGGCGCGGCTGGCCGCGGCACTGCGCAGCCCGCACGTCGTACCGATCCACAGTTACGGCGAGATCGAGGGCAGGCTCTATCTCGACATGCAGCTCATCGACGGCACGGACCTGTCCACCGTGCTGGCACGGGAAGGACCGATGGCGGCCGAGCGCGCGGCCGCGATCGTGGCGCAACTGGCCGGGGTGCTGGATCTGGCCCACCGCGAAGGGCTGATCCATCGCGACGTCAAACCGTCCAATGTGCGCCTGCTCGACGACGATTTCGTCTATCTGCTCGACTTCGGCCTCGCCACCAGACCGGACACTTCGGCGGCCACCTCGAAAGCCGGGCAGGTCGCCGGGACGCTGGACTACATGGCACCGGAGCGCTTCGGCCGCGACAAAGTGGATCATCGCGCCGACATCTACTCGCTCGCCGGCCTGCTCTACGCCTGCCTGACCGGCCGTCCCCCGTTCGACACCGACGGGCTGCCTCAGGCACTGCAGGCCCATCTGAACTGGCCACCGCCGCGGCCCAGCGCCGAACGCCCTGACCTCCCGGCCGGGTTCGACGCGGTGGTCGCCACCGGAATGGCCAAGGAACCAGGGCACCGCTACCCCACCGCCGGGCACCTCGCGGCCGCGACGCAGGCGGTGCTGCCCGGCGGCCCCGGGCACGCGGCCGCGATCAGCGCGCCCACTCGCCGCGCCGGTCCGGTCGTGACCCGCCCGCGCCGGCTGTTGCTCGGCGGCGGCGCCGCGGTCCTGACGGCGGCCGCGGTGACCACTCTCGTGCTGCTGACCGGCAAGGAGCCGCCGGCGCAACCGGTCTCCCAGTCGTCCGCTCCCCCGTCGACGCACGCCGCGCCGGTCGTCCTGCCGCCGCTGCCGTCCGGTGCCGTGCGGAACGTCCCGGTCGGGAAGGAGCCCTTCGCGCTCGCGGTGACCCCGGACGGCCGCCGTGTCTACGTCGCGGACGAAGGCGGCGGCACCGTGACGGTGGTGGACGCGGCCTCCGACACCCGGGTGACCACGATCCAGCTGTCGGGCAACCCTTCCGGCATCGCGGTCACGCCGGCGGGCGACTCGGTCTGGGTCGCGGTGCCGCAGGGCCTGCAGGAGATCGACCCGGCGGCGAACGTGATCCGCCGTACCGTGCCGCTCGCGGCAAGGGCCTACTCGGCGGCGATCTCCCCGGACGGCCGGTTCGGCTACACCGCGCTGCAGCGGGACGGGATCGTGGCCGAGGTCGACCTCCGCACCGGCGCGGTCACGCGGCAGCTCCCGGTCGCCGAGCCGGCGTTCGTCGCGCTTTCCCCGGACGGCAGCACCCTCGCGGTCACCGGTTTCGACCAGCCCGTGCTCACCCTCTTCGATCGGGCCACCGGGGCCGAGACGGCCCGCATTCCGTTCAGCGGCGGCGGTTTCGCACCGACGTTCACCCCGGACGGACGCGGCATCTACCTCGCCGAAGCCCACCAGCCGCGCATCCACGTCGTCGACGTGGCGGCGCGTCGGGTCACCGGTTCGGTCACCATGAAGCTCCCCGCGGTCAACGTCGCTTTCGCACCGGACGGGTCCGTCGCCTACGCACACGGCGAGGACAACGAGCTCACCGTGATCGACACCGCCACCGCGTCCGTCCGGCGGACGATCCCGCTGCCCGCCGACAACTCGGCGAGCATCGCGCTGGCCCCGGACGGCTCCCGCGTCTATGTCCTGGACCAGGACCGCGACACCCTACTGGTGAGCGGCCTCTCCCCCGGCTGA
- a CDS encoding DUF6191 domain-containing protein produces the protein MEKWLGLAIPGSVLLLMALRAFESRRRKRQNRVGTPVTTTYVNEFTAIFYGTKRRELDHRDSMSMMREEDAQGAPPNLGVDLDRGVVVLRPEGPRSSSRERPELSG, from the coding sequence GTGGAGAAATGGTTGGGGCTGGCCATTCCGGGCAGCGTGCTGCTGCTGATGGCGTTGCGGGCGTTCGAGTCCCGGCGGCGGAAGCGGCAGAACCGCGTCGGCACCCCGGTGACCACCACCTACGTCAACGAGTTCACGGCCATCTTCTACGGGACGAAACGCCGGGAGCTGGACCATCGGGACTCGATGTCGATGATGCGCGAAGAGGACGCCCAGGGCGCTCCGCCGAACCTGGGCGTCGACCTCGACCGCGGCGTCGTGGTCCTGCGGCCCGAAGGTCCGAGGTCAAGTTCACGGGAGCGGCCCGAGCTGTCAGGATGA